A DNA window from Vigna unguiculata cultivar IT97K-499-35 chromosome 10, ASM411807v1, whole genome shotgun sequence contains the following coding sequences:
- the LOC114165974 gene encoding pectinesterase 2-like produces the protein MASSSSSSFSLVISFLLVPFLFSSIAFSYSLKDIQSWCNQTPYPQPCEYYLTNHAFNKPIKSKSDFLKVSLELALERAQRGQLNTNSMGPKCRNVHEKSAWNDCIQLYEYTVQRLNKTLDPYTKCTQTDTQTWLSTALTNLETCRTGFYELGVTDYILPLLSNNVTKLLSNTLSLNKDPNNQFRPPSTQEGFPTWVKPGDRKLLQSSSAASKANVIVAKDGSGKYTTVKAAVDAAPKSSSGRYVIYVKSGVYNEQVEVKSKNIMLVGDGIGKTIITGSKSVGGGSTTFNSATVAAVGDGFIAQDITFRNTAGAANHQAVAFRSGSDLSVFYRCSFEGYQDTLYVHSERQFYRECDIYGTVDFIFGNAAVVLQNCNIYARTPPQKTITVTAQGRTDPNQNTGIIVHNSKVTGASGFNPSSIKSYLGRPWKQYSRTVFMKTNLDSLINPAGWMEWDGNFALNTLYYAEYANTGPGSNTANRVTWKGYHVLTSASQATPFTVGNFIAGNSWIPNTGVPFTSGL, from the exons ATggcatcatcttcatcatcttcatttTCCTTAGTAATATCCTTTCTACTTGTTCCCTTTCTATTTTCCTCCATTGCTTTCTCTTACTCATTGAAAGATATTCAATCATGGTGCAACCAAACCCCTTACCCTCAACCTTGTGAGTACTACTTGACCAACCATGCCTTCAACAAACCCATCAAAAGCAAATCCGATTTTCTCAAAGTCTCCCTTGAACTTGCCCTAGAGAGAGCACAAAGGGGCCAACTAAACACCAATTCCATGGGGCCAAAGTGCCGCAACGTCCATGAAAAATCTGCATGGAACGATTGCATTCAACTCTACGAGTACACCGTTCAAAGACTCAACAAAACTCTTGACCCCTACACCAAATGCACCCAAACCGACACACAGACATGGCTCAGCACAGCCCTCACCAACCTCGAAACTTGCAGAACCGGGTTCTATGAACTTGGTGTCACAGATTACATTCTACCCTTGTTATCCAATAATGTCACAAAGTTGTTGAGCAACACCCTCTCTCTCAACAAGGATCCCAACAACCAATTCAGACCACCTAGTACCCAAGAGGGATTCCCTACATGGGTGAAACCAGGTGATAGGAAGTTGTTGCAATCATCTTCAGCAGCTTCTAAGGCTAATGTGATTGTGGCCAAAGATGGTTCTGGAAAATACACAACAGTGAAAGCTGCTGTTGATGCTGCTCCAAAGAGTAGCAGTGGAAGGTATGTGATATATGTGAAGAGTGGAGTGTATAATGAACAAGTTGAGGTAAAATCAAAGAATATTATGTTGGTTGGAGATGGAATTGGAAAAACCATTATCACAGGCAGTAAAAGTGTTGGAGGAGGCTCCACAACATTCAATTCAGCCACTGTTG CTGCTGTGGGTGATGGATTCATTGCTCAAGACATCACATTCAGGAACACAGCAGGAGCAGCAAATCACCAAGCAGTGGCATTTCGTTCTGGCTCAGACCTCTCAGTATTCTATAGATGCAGTTTTGAGGGTTATCAAGACACATTATACGTTCATTCAGAGAGACAATTCTACAGAGAATGTGACATCTATGGCACAGTGGACTTCATCTTTGGCAACGCTGCTGTAGTTTTGCAAAATTGCAACATCTATGCCAGAACCCCTCCTCAGAAAACCATCACAGTCACCGCTCAGGGTAGAACCGACCCTAACCAAAACACTGGAATCATCGTCCACAACTCCAAGGTCACCGGCGCCTCAGGCTTCAACCCTAGTTCCATCAAATCATACCTTGGTAGGCCGTGGAAACAGTACTCAAGAACAGTGTTCATGAAGACCAATCTCGACAGTTTAATCAACCCTGCTGGTTGGATGGAATGGGACGGTAACTTTGCTTTGAACACTTTGTATTACGCAGAATATGCAAACACTGGTCCTGGCTCCAACACTGCCAATAGGGTCACTTGGAAGGGTTACCATGTTCTCACAAGTGCATCTCAGGCCACACCTTTCACTGTTGGAAACTTCATTGCTGGCAACTCTTGGATACCAAACACCGGTGTTCCTTTCACCTCTGGACTTTAG